From the genome of Fusarium keratoplasticum isolate Fu6.1 chromosome 11, whole genome shotgun sequence, one region includes:
- a CDS encoding F-box domain-containing protein: MSSTPKICAWTDLPPEVWSEICRHLPKPALLRLRLVSSKLSAIGLPWVYKSLRLEARTDSAERFILISKNPKLRRLVREVTVKTWGNHGDDQDPNGPWQISWPLANALPYLRCFTNVTTLHVRFHELLGVSYYAPVAYNIEHSGPFRYRVMETICHCVIGMWTPEIQAKIDETARFHRYFSDAHPLQYADDQEIPLGHVMPLRELTISNLSPYKDYLAEDSGALKKMLSLPSLVNLKLLITSGGRPDRDRARSLLENGMLQTLPETWMFPSIAENLQTLSLVYGEYWGLYPKVDFLQLGESSLPRLKVLALGNYVFGQAWQVDWVASVGQENGGLQELYLVKCPIIVRAWRRRPFDDGDNDESVTETFTGPEPGLGVREYHLRWQNVLSRWAESMNGLRVFCMGEGPEGRDTSKLIHQLAQEEAYSHVMSRRYNDRRHQGFASEICTDKEKRLKYARLNINMFHGHSGWKPALQVKSPGDVSEGDTTIRDEAAYERLMSMVNARALAQGSL, translated from the coding sequence ATGTCATCAACTCCCAAAATCTGCGCCTGGACCGACCTGCCTCCAGAGGTATGGAGCGAGATATGCCGACACCTGCCAAAGCCGGCACTGCTCCGACTGCGGCTTGTGTCTAGCAAGCTGAGCGCCATTGGCTTACCCTGGGTGTACAAAAGCCTACGCCTAGAGGCCCGTACCGATTCAGCCGAGAgattcatcctcatctccaagaatCCCAAGCTTCGCCGTCTCGTACGAGAGGTCACGGTAAAGACCTGGGGGAACCACGGTGACGATCAAGACCCAAACGGGCCCTGGCAGATTTCCTGGCCTCTTGCCAACGCCCTACCCTATCTGCGCTGCTTCACCAATGTCACTACACTTCATGTCCGCTTTCATGAATTATTGGGAGTTTCCTACTACGCCCCGGTGGCTTACAATATTGAACATTCAGGGCCTTTCCGATACAGGGTCATGGAAACGATATGCCACTGTGTCATCGGCATGTGGACACCAGAGATACAGGCCAAGATTGATGAAACGGCACGGTTCCATCGATATTTCAGCGACGCACACCCCCTCCAGTATGCTGATGACCAGGAGATCCCCTTGGGCCACGTCATGCCACTCCGAGAGCTCACCATTTCCAATCTGTCACCTTATAAAGATTATCTCGCCGAGGATTCGGGAGCGTTGAAAAAGATGTTGTCTTTACCAAgtctcgtcaacctcaaACTCTTGATTACTTCCGGCGGTCGTCCTGATCGTGATAGGGCCCGATCACTGTTAGAAAATGGTATGCTCCAGACGTTGCCCGAGACGTGGATGTTCCCCAGCATCGCCGAAAATCTGCAGACACTTTCGCTCGTCTATGGCGAATACTGGGGTCTATACCCCAAAGTCGACTTTCTACAACTCGGTGAATCATCGCTCCCGAGACTCAAGGTCCTCGCTCTCGGAAATTACGTCTTTGGTCAAGCGTGGCAGGTTGACTGGGTCGCCTCGGTAGGCCAGGAGAATGGCGGACTACAAGAGCTATATCTTGTCAAATGCCCCATCATTGTGAGGGCCTGGCGTCGACGTCcctttgacgatggagatAATGATGAGTCCGTCACTGAGACTTTCACTGGGCCTGAGCCTGGCCTTGGGGTCCGTGAGTATCACCTTCGATGGCAGAATGTCCTTTCCCGATGGGCAGAGTCCATGAACGGGTTGAGGGTGTTTTGCATGGGCGAGGGCCCCGAGGGTCGGGATACTtccaagctcatccatcAACTTGCTCAAGAAGAGGCTTACTCGCATGTAATGTCCCGTCGCTACAATGACAGGAGGCATCAAGGCTTTGCGTCCGAGATATGCACAGACAAGGAAAAGCGGCTGAAATATGCCAggctcaacatcaacatgtTTCACGGTCATTCAGGTTGGAAACCAGCTTTGCAGGTCAAAAGTCCAGGGGATGTTTCTGAGGGTGATACGACAATCAGGGACGAAGCCGCGTATGAGCGGCTCATGTCGATGGTCAATGCAAGGGCTTTGGCGCAAGGTTCTTTGTGA
- a CDS encoding Oxidored-FMN domain-containing protein, with translation MTSHIEQPITLNNGLTLPNRLAKAAMAENLADGDLLPTDQVYTAYKTWANGGWGLLITGNVQVDPRHLGQAGDIANNDSIDRSRILDSWKKWASASRSGGTPTVVQISHPGRQSPVGAGTRGFFDKTLAPSAIPLRLGKGVFAGVISRLLFGTPRAMTVAEILDVQDRFVKTAVLVADAGFDGIELHGAHGYLLSQFLSPKTNQRTDEYGGTAAARAKIVVDIIKAIRKAVPRSFTVGIKFNSVDHQSSQALEECLEQLRLITDAGIDFLEISGGSYEEPIGIVDPDKIPAAKKESTKAREAFFLDFATAIRDQFPGLPLLVTGGFRSRKVIEDALASGSLDIVGLARPAMLDPSVPTNTLLDKSKKDDEARAIAISIPTPWLLKKIGNYVIGAGYETAWYGRKIKTLGKA, from the exons ATGACTTCCCACATAGAGCAACCGATAACGCTGAACAATGGCTTGACGCTGCCAAACCGGTTAGCCAAGGCCGCCATGGCGGAGAACTTAGCAGATGGGGACCTTTTGCCAACCGATCAAGTCTATACTGCCTACAAGACCTGGGCCAATGGCGGCTGGGGACTGCTCATCACAG GAAACGTTCAGGTTGATCCTCGTCACTTGGGTCAAGCTGGAGATATTGCCAACAATGATTCCATCGACAGGAGCCGCATTCTAGAcagctggaagaagtgggCATCAGCCTCTAGAAGCGGCGGAACTCCGACTGTGGTCCAGATCAGTCATCCCGGTCGGCAATCTCCAGTCGGCGCCGGCACTCGAGGTTTCTTCGACAAGACGCTCGCTCCTAGCGCTATCCCTCTGCGTCTGGGTAAAGGCGTGTTCGCAGGAGTAATCTCCAGACTATTGTTCGGAACGCCAAGAGCCATGACTGTTGCGGAGATTTTAGACGTTCAGGATCGCTTCGTCAAGACAGCAGTCCTTGTCGCCGATGCTGGCTTCGACGGCATAGAGCTTCACGGAGCGCATGGATACCTCCTCTCGCAATTCTTGAGTCCCAAGACTAACCAGCGAACTGACGAGTATGGAGGAACAGCTGCGGCTAGGGCAAAGATTGTGGTCGACATTATCAAGGCCATCCGCAAGGCCGTGCCACGAAGCTTCACAGTTGGCATCAAGTTCAACTCGGTTGATCACCAGTCATCACAGGCCCTGGAGGAGTGCCTCGAACAACTCCGCTTGATTACCGACGCCGGGATCGACTTTCTCGAAATCAGTGGTGGAAGTTACGAAGAACCGATT GGTATCGTAGACCCCGATAAGATCCCAGCCGCCAAGAAAGAAAGCACAAAGGCGCGAGAAGCCTTCTTTCTGGACTTTGCGACAGCCATCAGAGACCAATTCCCCGGTCTGCCGTTGCTTGTCACGGGCGGTTTCCGCAGCCGAAAGGTCATAGAGGACGCCTTGGCAAGCGGTTCGCTCGACATTGTCGGTCTGGCTCGGCCAGCAATGCTAGATCCCTCTGTTCCGACAAATACCCTCCTGGATAAGAgcaagaaggatgatgaggcgCGAGCCATTGCAATCTCTATTCCTACGCCTTggctgttgaagaagatTGGCAACTATGTCATCGGAGCCGGTTATGAAACG GCCTGGTATGGAAGGAAAATCAAGACCCTAGGTAAAGCGTAA
- a CDS encoding MFS domain-containing protein, whose product MFGFGKKSEENSVEPHNSDNADIEPRPQRPWVETALPVFACGAGLFSDGYINNVIGSVNTTLKIQYKDVYINSNAFKYVADIAFAGTVVGQLIFGFLADHWSRTNTLMVSTVILIIFTALATGSYWHGEPVGMFNMLTAWRFFVGIGIGGEYPAGSVGCAESSSQMKKGTRNRWFILFTNSMIDFGFVIGAFVPYVVAAACHNGHLSTIWRTSLGIGVVFPLVLFVMRLGLKEPEEFTQHSMRHQTPYWLVLRYYWFRLLCVSLVWFLYNFSSYAFGIYSSSILSGIYGEDAPLTTVFGWNTVINMFYLPGTLLGAFVSDWIGPRYTLALGVTLQAIVGFIMAGVYSKISNHIAAFAVVFGIFQALGELGPGNNIGLLAAKTSATGVRGRYYGIAAATGKIGAFVGTWVFPYIQKAGGNDTESAQYPFWVSSSLCILSAAIVLICIPHVGQDTIAIEDQKFRDYLQEHGWDTAQLGVKQPGVEEGAVVNDKAVDQ is encoded by the exons ATGTTTGGGTTCGGAaagaagagcgaggagaACTCTGTTGAGCCTCACAACAGCGACAATGCAGACATCGAGCCACGTCCTCAAAGGCCGTGGGTAGAGACGGCCCTTCCTGTATTTGCTTGCGGAGCTGGTCTCTTTTCTGATGGCTACATCAACAAC GTCATCGGTTCCGTCAACACGACTCTAAAAATTCAGTACAAAGACGTCTACATCAACTCTAACGCCTTCAAATATGTTGCCGATATTGCCTTTGCCGGTACCGTCGTGGGTCAATTGATCTTTGGCTTCCTGGCCGATCATTGGTCGCGAACAAACACTCTGATGGTATCTACCGttatcctcatcatcttcactGCACTGGCCACTGGATCATACTGGCATGGGGAGCCTGTAGGCATGTTCAATATGCTTACTGCCTGGAGATTCTTTGTGGGTATCGGTATCGGAG GTGAATATCCTGCTGGTAGCGTCGGATGCGCCGAGTCCAGTAGTCAGATGAAAAAGGGAACCCGAAACAGGTGGTTCATTCTTTTCACCAACTCTATGATTGACTTTGGATTCGTCATTGGTGCTTTTGTTCCTT ATGTTGTCGCAGCCGCTTGCCACAACGGCCACCTCAGCACGATATGGCGAACCAGCTTGGGAATCGGTGTTGTGTTTCCCCTTGTCCTCTTCGTCATGCGTCTTGGACTCAAGGAGCCTGAAGAGTTTACGCAGCACTCCATGAGACATCAGACACCTTATTGGTTGGTCCTGCGTTATTACTGGTTCAGACTTCTGTGCGTCAGTCTGGTCTGGTTCCTCTACAAC TTCTCATCCTACGCCTTTGGAATCTACTCGTCGTCTATTCTTTCTGGCATCTATGGCGAGGATGCACCTCTAACTACAGTCTTTGGTTGGAACACGGTTATCAACATGTTCTACCTGCCTGGTACTCTTCTCGGTGCCTTTGTCAGCGACTGGATCGGCCCTCGATACActctcgccctcggcgtTACGCTTCAAGCCATCGTCggattcatcatggctggaGTATACTCCAAGATTTCCAACCACATCGCTGCGTTTGCTGTCGTCTTCGGCATTTTCCAGGCCCTCGGCGAGTTGGGACCCGGAAACAACATTGGGCTGTTAGCTGCCAAGACCTCGGCGACGGGTGTGAGAGGACGATACTACGGTATTGCGGCTGCTACTGGAAAGATTGGTGCTTTTGTTGGTACCTGGGTGTTTCCATACATCCAAAAGGCCGGTGGCAACGACACAGAGTCAGCTCAGTACCCCTTCTGGGTATCGTCGAGTTTGTGTATCTTGTCTGCCGCCATTGTTTTGATCTGCATCCCGCATGTTGGTCAGGACACTATCGCCATCGAAGACCAGAAGTTCCGCGACTATCTCCAGGAGCATGGGTGGGATACTGCTCAGCTGGGTGTCAAGCAACCTggtgtggaggagggcgcTGTGGTAAATGATAAGGCTGTTGACCAGTAA